One Methanobacterium sp. genomic region harbors:
- a CDS encoding PadR family transcriptional regulator, with protein sequence MSEVGGLRMWILHVIGEFGPSNGVEIMANVQKHYDLQAQWHKGTHIHPHHNVQSKRLLPGSVYPMLKKMVSEGLITKQDDGKYDLTENGKIIVTNLFEHFQQRNKLNRGVLSVENSLDAMNWHASYMDELDKEEIVPHEESIELLIERLKKIKESLK encoded by the coding sequence ATGAGCGAGGTTGGAGGATTGAGAATGTGGATACTTCATGTAATAGGTGAATTTGGACCTAGTAACGGTGTAGAAATTATGGCTAATGTCCAAAAACATTATGATTTGCAGGCCCAATGGCATAAAGGTACCCATATACATCCACATCATAATGTACAATCGAAACGACTTTTACCGGGTTCTGTATATCCTATGCTGAAAAAAATGGTATCTGAAGGTTTAATAACCAAACAGGATGATGGAAAATATGATTTAACTGAAAATGGGAAAATCATAGTAACTAATTTATTTGAACATTTTCAACAGCGCAATAAATTGAATCGTGGAGTGCTTTCTGTAGAAAATTCATTAGATGCAATGAACTGGCATGCATCTTACATGGATGAGCTTGATAAAGAGGAAATTGTCCCTCATGAAGAATCAATTGAATTACTCATTGAAAGACTTAAAAAAATAAAAGAATCGCTTAAATAA
- a CDS encoding MDR family MFS transporter: MNAEKDVLKHFKLILSGLIISLLIVSLDSTITTTAMPQIIASLGGLQYYVWPVTIYLTTVIISAMLSGKLSDFYGSKKILTGALLVFVFGSVLCGFSQNMTELILFRALQGLGAGIIVTVPKKIIAEMVPPRQRGKYMGLFGIAGGISTVVGPTLGGFITDSLGWQWIFFVNVPIGITALSLIIPYLPKFGVIVKEKVMDYLGIITFAGALTSFLAALTFSQQSTAISQVLLDSLWIFAAIMFFGFIYAERKAKEPVLPLYLFKNSVFTISSVSVFLLGAVTLAGTVYIPLFLQLVQGLSPSSSGAYLTPLMFTMILAAILSGQIISKTGTYKKLAVISFAIGTGGMFILSTLTQNTSNLEIIIYEIIIGISAGLAMPLFTVAAQNSVSKRDLGVVTSSSMYIEQLGSVIGLAVLGTVVNMTLNLNLQNEVHVSSSLLVTAVHNVFLIAAVLNIIGLVLCFFLKDIYMSNKMDEEEMGCEDAPEYIRDV; this comes from the coding sequence ATGAATGCAGAAAAAGATGTTTTAAAACATTTTAAATTGATCTTATCGGGACTTATAATTAGCCTCTTAATTGTTTCATTAGATAGTACAATTACTACTACAGCTATGCCTCAAATTATTGCAAGTTTAGGTGGTTTGCAGTACTATGTTTGGCCGGTTACGATTTACCTCACAACTGTAATAATTTCTGCCATGCTTTCGGGTAAGCTGTCTGATTTCTATGGAAGTAAAAAAATATTGACAGGTGCATTACTGGTCTTTGTATTCGGTTCAGTTCTCTGTGGGTTTTCACAGAATATGACGGAACTTATACTATTTAGGGCACTGCAGGGATTAGGTGCCGGTATAATTGTGACTGTGCCAAAGAAAATTATCGCCGAAATGGTCCCGCCAAGACAAAGAGGAAAATATATGGGCTTGTTTGGTATTGCAGGCGGTATTTCAACTGTAGTAGGCCCTACTCTGGGAGGTTTTATAACAGATTCCCTCGGATGGCAGTGGATATTCTTTGTAAATGTCCCAATAGGAATCACAGCATTAAGTTTAATTATTCCATATCTCCCCAAATTTGGAGTAATTGTAAAAGAAAAAGTAATGGATTACCTGGGTATTATAACTTTTGCAGGTGCTTTAACATCATTTTTAGCGGCTTTAACTTTTAGCCAGCAAAGTACTGCTATTTCGCAGGTATTACTGGATTCATTATGGATATTTGCGGCAATTATGTTTTTTGGATTTATATATGCTGAAAGAAAAGCTAAAGAACCTGTACTGCCGTTATATCTGTTTAAAAACTCCGTATTTACTATTTCAAGTGTTTCGGTGTTTTTGTTAGGTGCTGTAACGTTAGCAGGTACGGTTTACATTCCCCTTTTCTTACAATTAGTCCAGGGCCTAAGTCCTTCATCTTCAGGCGCATATCTAACTCCATTGATGTTTACCATGATCCTAGCTGCAATTTTATCAGGCCAGATAATCTCAAAAACAGGTACTTACAAAAAACTCGCTGTCATATCCTTTGCCATAGGCACTGGAGGTATGTTCATACTTTCAACACTCACTCAAAACACTTCTAACCTGGAAATAATCATTTATGAAATTATCATTGGAATAAGTGCAGGTTTAGCAATGCCGCTGTTTACTGTTGCAGCTCAAAATTCGGTTTCAAAACGAGATTTAGGTGTTGTAACCTCATCATCAATGTATATCGAACAGCTTGGAAGTGTAATTGGTTTAGCTGTTCTAGGGACTGTTGTAAATATGACTTTGAACCTTAATTTACAAAATGAGGTACATGTTTCATCATCTTTACTTGTCACAGCCGTTCACAATGTATTTTTGATAGCTGCAGTACTGAATATAATTGGATTAGTGCTGTGTTTCTTCTTAAAAGATATATACATGAGTAATAAAATGGATGAGGAAGAAATGGGCTGCGAAGATGCTCCTGAATATATTCGAGACGTCTAA
- the map gene encoding type II methionyl aminopeptidase: MIDMYKKPGKIASKVRKDAINYVKEDMKILDLVEFVENEIVDLGGGIAFPCNVSVNEITAHYTSPAGDENIIKSGDVVKIDLGAHVDGYIADTAVSVLVGDDIPEELREKHQNMILASQEGLESGISAIRAGVEIGKVGEVIGKAINDRGFNPISNLAGHSIDQWILHAGLSIPNIKENNPHKLEEGDVIAIEPFATDGIGRVTDMNEAYIFKFLRDRPMRLVHAERALKVIKEKYGNLNFSGRWLTSHLSKHHLNAAMRMLVSSRAVYPFHVLREKTNAVVAQTEHTVIVESDGCTIITE; the protein is encoded by the coding sequence ATGATTGATATGTATAAAAAACCTGGGAAAATAGCATCAAAAGTTAGGAAAGATGCAATAAACTATGTAAAAGAAGACATGAAAATTTTAGACCTTGTAGAATTTGTTGAAAATGAAATTGTAGATCTCGGAGGAGGTATTGCATTTCCATGCAATGTTTCTGTAAATGAAATAACTGCCCATTACACATCCCCTGCAGGTGATGAAAATATAATTAAGTCTGGAGATGTTGTTAAAATTGATCTGGGTGCGCATGTAGACGGATACATTGCAGACACTGCAGTAAGCGTTCTTGTTGGGGACGATATCCCTGAGGAACTGCGCGAAAAGCACCAAAATATGATACTTGCCTCTCAAGAGGGACTTGAAAGTGGAATAAGTGCCATACGGGCCGGTGTTGAAATCGGGAAAGTGGGAGAAGTTATAGGAAAAGCCATAAATGACAGGGGTTTTAACCCTATATCCAATTTAGCAGGCCACAGTATTGATCAATGGATACTTCATGCAGGGCTCTCAATACCAAACATCAAAGAAAATAATCCGCATAAATTAGAAGAAGGAGATGTTATAGCAATAGAACCATTTGCAACCGATGGTATTGGGCGAGTTACTGATATGAACGAAGCATATATATTCAAATTTTTAAGGGACAGGCCCATGAGATTAGTTCACGCGGAAAGAGCTTTAAAAGTTATAAAAGAAAAATATGGAAATTTAAACTTTTCAGGTAGATGGCTTACAAGTCACTTAAGCAAGCACCACTTAAACGCGGCAATGAGAATGTTAGTTTCATCAAGAGCAGTCTACCCTTTTCACGTGCTTAGAGAAAAAACCAACGCAGTGGTTGCACAGACAGAACACACTGTCATTGTAGAAAGCGACGGTTGTACTATTATTACAGAATAA
- a CDS encoding TRAM domain-containing protein — MFRDNYGRDNRGNSSPVNEGEEYDVKIEDMGRSGDGIAKIEGFIVFVSGAKKGDEVKIRITSTRRNFAFAEVVE, encoded by the coding sequence TTGTTTAGAGATAATTACGGAAGAGATAATAGAGGAAATTCTTCTCCTGTAAACGAAGGCGAAGAATACGATGTTAAAATAGAAGATATGGGAAGAAGTGGAGATGGAATTGCCAAAATAGAAGGTTTCATAGTTTTTGTAAGTGGAGCTAAAAAAGGCGATGAAGTTAAAATTAGAATCACTTCCACAAGAAGAAACTTTGCTTTTGCAGAAGTAGTAGAATAG
- a CDS encoding DUF2769 domain-containing protein: MINIKRCLCPECPVQSESVCVEGKWRIMQEIAWASESGMYFEADRVPGMYCSTGKALCKDINLKKMCICEKCPVWEENNLKNGEPKLYFCQKGESKK; encoded by the coding sequence GTGATAAATATCAAAAGGTGTTTGTGCCCAGAATGTCCTGTCCAGTCAGAGAGTGTATGTGTTGAAGGTAAATGGAGAATAATGCAGGAAATAGCATGGGCAAGTGAAAGTGGAATGTATTTTGAAGCAGATAGGGTCCCTGGAATGTACTGCTCTACTGGAAAGGCATTATGCAAGGATATTAATCTGAAAAAAATGTGCATATGTGAGAAATGCCCTGTCTGGGAGGAAAACAATTTAAAAAATGGAGAACCAAAGCTTTATTTTTGTCAAAAAGGTGAAAGTAAAAAGTAG